One genomic window of Ctenopharyngodon idella isolate HZGC_01 chromosome 18, HZGC01, whole genome shotgun sequence includes the following:
- the gpib gene encoding glucose-6-phosphate isomerase b produces the protein MGLTSDPNFQNLEKWYKSNAANLKMRQMFEADKNRFQKFSLTLKTDEGDILLDYSKNLINEEVMKMLVELAKSRGVEASRDKMFSGEKINFTEGRAVLHVALRNRSNTPINVDGKDVMPEVNKVLEKMKGFCHKVRSGEWKGYTGKSITDVVNVGIGGSDLGPLMVTEALKPYSKGGPRVWFVSNIDGTHIAKTLAELNAETTLFIVASKTFTTQETITNAESAKEWFLQAAKDKSAVAKHFVALSTNGPKVKDFGIDPENMFEFWDWVGGRYSLWSAIGLSIALHIGYENFEKLLAGAHWMDTHFRTAPVDQNAPMLLALLGIWYINFFQAETHCLLPYDQYMHRFAAYFQQGDMESNGKYITTKGSQVNYHTGPIVWGEPGTNGQHAFYQLIHQGTRMVPADFLIPAQTQHPIRNSLHHKILVANFLAQTEALMKGKTTEEAKKELEAGGLSGEKLEKILPHKVFQGNKPTNSIIFKKLSPYTLGVLIAMYEHKIFIQGVMWEINSFDQWGVELGKQLAKKIEPELQDSAEVSSHDSSTNGLINFLKKNFA, from the exons ATGGGACTGACAAGCGACCCAAACTTCCAGAATCTGGAGAAATGGTACAAATCGAACGCCGCGAATCTCAAAATGAGGCAGATGTTCGAGGCTGATAAAAACCGGTTTCAAAAGTTCAG CTTAACTTTAAAAACAGATGAAGGAGACATTTTGCTGGATTACTCCAAGAACCTTATAAATGAAGAGGTTATGAAGATGCTCGTGGAGCTG GCAAAGTCTCGTGGTGTGGAAGCCTCCAGAGACAAGATGTTTTCAGGGGAAAAGATTAATTTCACTGAG GGTCGTGCTGTTCTCCACGTGGCCCTGAGGAACCGCTCAAACACACCCATAAACGTGGATGGGAAAGACGTGATGCCAGAGGTTAACAAGGTTCTGGAGAAGATGAAGGGCTTCTGTCAT AAAGTCCGCAGTGGCGAGTGGAAGGGTTACACCGGGAAATCCATCACTGATGTGGTCAATGTCGGCATCGGTGGATCTGATCTG ggtcCATTAATGGTGACAGAGGCTCTGAAGCCCTACTCTAAAGGCGGACCTCGGGTCTGGTTTGTGTCGAACATCGATGGAACGCACATCGCTAAGACTCTGGCTGAACTCAACGCTGAGACCACACTCTTCATCGTCGCATCGAAG ACATTCACGACTCAGGAAACTATCACAAACGCTGAGTCAGCGAAGGAATGGTTCCTGCAGGCCGCCAAAGAC AAATCTGCAGTTGCCAAGCATTTCGTGGCACTCTCCACCAATGGA CCTAAAGTGAAGGACTTCGGCATCGACCCGGAGAACATGTTTGAGTTTTGGGAC TGGGTCGGTGGACGATATTCCTTATGGTCTGCAATTGGACTGTCTATCGCACTGCATATCG GATACGAGAACTTTGAGAAGCTGTTGGCTGGAGCTCATTGGATG GACACTCATTTCCGTACGGCCCCTGTGGATCAGAACGCACCCATGCTGCTCGCTCTGTTGGGCATCTGGTACATCAATTTCTTCCAGGCGGAGACGCACTGCCTGCTGCCGTACGATCAGTACATGCACCGCTTCGCTGCGTACTTCCAACAG GGTGACATGGAGTCTAATGGAAAGTACATCACTACTAAGGGTAGCCAGGTGAACTATCACACCGGGCCGATCGTATGGGGTGAACCGGGAACTAACGGACAGCACGCTTTCTACCAGCTTATTCACCAAG GAACTCGTATGGTTCCTGCTGACTTCCTCATTCCTGCCCAGACTCAACATCCAATCAGAAACAGCCTTCACCACAAG ATCCTGGTGGCGAACTTCCTGGCACAGACGGAGGCCCTGATGAAGGGAAAGACGACAGAAGAGGCGAAGAAAGAGCTAGAAGCTGGAGGACTGAGCGGAGAGAAACTTGAGAAAATTCTACCACACAAA GTATTCCAAGGAAACAAGCCAACGAATTCCATCATCTTCAAAAAGTTGTCTCCGTATACTCTGGGCGTGCTGATTG CCATGTATGAACACAAGATCTTCATTCAGGGCGTCATGTGGGAAATTAACAGTTTTGATCAGTGGGG CGTGGAGCTCGGGAAACAGCTGGCAAAGAAGATCGAACCTGAGCTTCAGGATTCTGCTGAAGTCAGTTCTCACGATTCGTCCACGAACGGCCTCATCAACTTCCTCAAGAAGAACTTCGCTTGA